Proteins from one Nitrospira sp. SG-bin1 genomic window:
- a CDS encoding hydroxymethylpyrimidine/phosphomethylpyrimidine kinase yields the protein MKQVLTIAGSDSGGGAGIQADIKSMSANGVFAMSVITAITAQNTEEVTDVLELPPAIIASQIDAVFDDFDVAAVKTGMLSSAAIVEVIVKMLKPQNVVNLVVDPVMISKSGHSLLQPDAIEAVKTQLLPLALVVTPNVHEAQQLSGIDIASLADARRAAKVIHGFGCKHVLIKGGHLLNERATDLLYDGRFFNVLKGEFIETRHTHGTGCTFASALAAHLARGRSVLDSAQAAKSYVTEAIRHGLAIGHGQGPTDHFYFLDR from the coding sequence TTGAAACAAGTACTCACCATTGCCGGCTCGGATTCCGGCGGCGGCGCGGGGATCCAGGCGGACATCAAATCCATGTCCGCCAACGGGGTGTTCGCCATGTCCGTCATCACGGCGATCACGGCTCAGAATACGGAAGAAGTGACCGATGTCCTCGAATTGCCTCCGGCCATCATCGCCTCGCAGATCGATGCCGTCTTCGACGACTTCGACGTGGCCGCCGTCAAGACCGGAATGCTGTCCTCGGCCGCCATTGTCGAAGTGATCGTGAAGATGTTGAAACCTCAAAACGTGGTGAACCTGGTCGTGGATCCGGTGATGATTTCGAAGAGCGGTCATTCGCTCTTGCAGCCGGACGCGATCGAGGCGGTGAAGACGCAGTTGCTTCCTCTGGCCCTGGTCGTGACACCGAACGTGCATGAGGCACAGCAACTGTCGGGAATTGACATCGCCTCGTTGGCCGATGCCCGGCGCGCGGCCAAAGTGATTCATGGATTCGGATGCAAGCATGTCTTGATCAAGGGCGGCCATTTACTCAATGAGCGGGCGACCGACTTGCTCTATGACGGACGTTTTTTCAACGTCTTGAAGGGGGAATTCATCGAAACCCGCCATACGCATGGCACCGGCTGTACCTTCGCCTCCGCACTGGCCGCTCATCTTGCAAGGGGGCGATCGGTGTTGGACTCCGCGCAGGCCGCCAAGTCCTATGTGACGGAAGCCATCCGGCATGGCTTGGCCATCGGCCACGGACAAGGGCCGACGGACCATTTTTATTTTCTCGACCGATAA
- a CDS encoding DNA-binding response regulator encodes MSKPRVLLADDHALVLEGFKKLLEEHCQIVGSAEDGRSLLDAAKRLRPDLVVLDISMPRLNGLDAARRLRKMLPQARLIFVTVHADQDYVNQAFKAGASAYLLKRSAGSELLQAIDAVMKGNYYVTSLIAKNLVQSAISDTEPDTDGEGRLPVRQREILQLVAEGLTLKEIASTLGLSPKTVEYHKSKLMEQLGLHTTAELTKYALAHGLTSSSE; translated from the coding sequence ATGAGCAAGCCCCGCGTACTCTTGGCGGACGACCATGCTTTAGTGCTGGAAGGGTTCAAAAAGCTGCTGGAAGAACATTGTCAGATCGTAGGTTCCGCGGAGGACGGTCGGTCTTTGCTGGATGCGGCGAAACGATTGCGGCCGGACCTCGTAGTCTTGGATATTTCGATGCCCAGACTGAACGGCCTTGATGCGGCCCGTCGTTTGCGAAAGATGCTCCCTCAGGCTCGTTTGATTTTTGTGACTGTCCATGCAGATCAGGACTATGTCAATCAAGCCTTCAAGGCTGGGGCATCCGCCTACCTGCTGAAACGGTCGGCGGGGTCTGAGCTGTTACAGGCCATTGATGCGGTGATGAAGGGCAACTACTACGTCACCTCATTGATTGCAAAAAATCTTGTCCAATCAGCGATCTCCGACACTGAGCCGGACACTGACGGCGAGGGGCGCTTGCCGGTGCGACAGCGAGAAATCTTACAGCTCGTGGCCGAGGGGCTGACTCTCAAAGAAATCGCTTCAACGCTTGGTTTATCTCCCAAGACGGTCGAGTATCACAAGTCGAAGCTGATGGAACAGCTGGGTCTCCATACGACGGCTGAACTGACCAAATACGCCCTCGCCCACGGCCTCACTTCTTCATCCGAATAA
- a CDS encoding methane monooxygenase/ammonia monooxygenase subunit C, producing the protein MASPQTATTHDKGYDISQWYDSKPVKIGWLAMLGIGVFWVLYQRAFGYSHGLDSMTPEFDSVWMGLWRFNILANAVFFAVTIGWIWVTRDRNLANLDHKLELKRYFYWMGWLVCYIWGVYYAGSYTLEQDAAWHQVIIRDTSFTASHIVAFYGTFPLYITCGVASYLYAQTRLPLYSQATSFALVAAIVGPMFILPNVGLNEWGHAFWFVDELFSAPLHWGFVTLGWCGLFGAAGGVAAQIVSRMSNLADVIWNNAPKSILDPFPSQVGPGSKTVY; encoded by the coding sequence ATGGCATCACCTCAGACAGCAACAACACATGATAAGGGGTATGACATCTCGCAGTGGTACGATTCGAAGCCGGTGAAGATCGGCTGGTTGGCGATGTTAGGGATCGGGGTATTTTGGGTGCTGTATCAGCGGGCGTTCGGGTACTCGCACGGGTTGGATTCGATGACCCCGGAATTTGACTCGGTGTGGATGGGGCTGTGGCGGTTTAACATCTTGGCCAATGCCGTCTTCTTTGCCGTGACCATCGGGTGGATCTGGGTGACGCGGGATCGGAACCTGGCGAACCTGGACCACAAGCTGGAGCTGAAGCGGTACTTTTACTGGATGGGGTGGTTGGTGTGTTACATCTGGGGGGTGTACTACGCGGGCAGCTACACACTGGAGCAGGATGCGGCGTGGCATCAAGTGATCATCCGGGACACGAGCTTCACGGCGAGCCACATCGTGGCGTTCTACGGGACGTTCCCGCTGTACATCACGTGCGGGGTGGCGAGCTATCTGTATGCACAGACGCGGTTGCCGCTGTATAGCCAAGCGACCTCGTTCGCTTTAGTCGCGGCGATAGTGGGGCCGATGTTCATTCTGCCGAATGTCGGACTCAACGAGTGGGGCCATGCGTTCTGGTTCGTGGATGAGCTGTTCAGTGCCCCGTTGCACTGGGGCTTTGTGACGTTGGGCTGGTGCGGGTTGTTCGGGGCGGCCGGGGGCGTGGCGGCGCAGATCGTGAGCCGGATGTCGAACTTGGCGGACGTGATCTGGAACAATGCGCCGAAGAGCATCCTGGATCCGTTCCCCAGCCAGGTGGGCCCGGGGTCGAAGACGGTCTACTAA